One window of Leishmania panamensis strain MHOM/PA/94/PSC-1 chromosome 1 sequence genomic DNA carries:
- a CDS encoding hypothetical protein (TriTrypDB/GeneDB-style sysID: LpmP.01.0660), whose protein sequence is MIGDHGEAPEREAKRLKSGGKENCNRSGGGDVVAPWLEDHGLWSPSPPLSLVTPTRPARISLLTTTTTTTPVRLHAQHSRVEATAPTTTVVHSNVEEGNEARGSHAVLSPSQDEARDHDAPVASPQRQQWTWNGEDEGNRRTHRPSSSVSSSVSLPAQAKAHSGAAVGDDRRDGGGEAVDRSPELHRADADSAPDDTENLSSTAPHPPPLQQQQQQEASPLLPSLMPVVATARTQQAMLSLPAKQPSGAVSPALKSGPPSSQGVSQREIREPAKRLCNEVAAAPAVVAASARVTSTVSPTSPSPQVWVSCAHSDLPARYRDVPGYYCTYCSYTVCTDCLPLTGLSGQSRVARITAPPSASSPAASASTVASEMDWLDAVIASPATAVRSSRAADGPHPVRAPAVVSYACESAGGGHEHTPQQRHLAGDTLPRDAAATSSSSTMVAPLRCHLCRRGDLVREEALLHEWCCEGPAPAARRHGGSSLVYDTANLYKYHHMRTQRETRLSSTAPLLAQVLAVFPATLSAGSCHRGEKTRADVWASSITQSPLQNRHRRRDAPRGAAGKSVALGRDPLPAAPPVTKRRLILTRLGAEASAAAADWRDGVALPQLDRCEEGGSFVFSVWNPRMETPLVWCAVNREAREETPTFHHHRRRSSSAGHHGRGALPPSSSVTPLLLWLCPPSLPGLPARAFRVVVPYGLYAFANTHALALYEASDIFKKATTQLAAAAGAGDGTNSVQLTLQAQLSSVKVVPADTLRALLVVNVMHHIATTPRPLLRQWRELPPSDPSPTPEHHRPNRLPPVQQPASPNVVHSATSRSASRKRPRRSEGEAEEDEEGHLSTAPDAEASTPPPTADLEWPHGLASPELALCVDHLLHGRSVAVYGIGSKQFFLHHVAQSAQLKHLHVTTVDASLGRADGGVGNDNSRASTSAPGNLHGGAKRGRRSAGVGNGSGGGGTNAPGGVAAPAASLVRQLITVGGMLVNRLHSTALKAEVQLPEHNATTPRRRQERQQNTHQLSDQKPGAATRPAERAALAGEEARAPAVARDVTSAMQRALTTSRTAAMPVDVVDVDDALSSITASGNDEREGMLDALGKSRDSLRDAGLVTVTPVRGIVREVGQSPTARSTLATAAAALRMSTSNTSAWKSQQRHRGPPSPAVLTSTPSSQRGTQFGSVEELSPATPSLPLLSPVPAFFDVLQRTVTDSLEDDGAAGADDGNGDGDDAPPRSVCVELPEYAGHLHSLKLPPLPFTASSHRDGAASEVAWRAPAMRFASEAVRQLALKSMRRRQASRRCVRWVSLPSTTALVVLAEQMPLTASPTPVAPPRLHLSEAHQLRPGWLPPLLLVLHNIDMLNMEEAGLLMQLCAEFAYPHPHLQLLVSFDDPRWPLTPLAGALERMGMCAVQLRSLLLPRVHEMQYVSSIRLLTDSEAMAAGGAGSLGLKAMGHGAPTATGTGSLASAASSSGAGGGSHLLCDTMRRVLFSLPPAFSSLLRILVDVQEEMGEGQKISVFLAKDRFEQHGIMVSQGRLKALLQELTSNRIAQYDVAEHALTVMQPRKLRKVLDEVEAQRDGAGAAAATVSSRSSGPRAS, encoded by the coding sequence ATGATCGGCGATCATGGCGAAGCGCCTGAGCGAGAGGCGAAGCGTCTGAAGAGTGGTGGCAAGGAGAATTGTAatcgcagcggcggtggcgatgtgGTTGCGCCATGGCTGGAGGATCACGGGCTCTGGTCCccgtctccccccctctccctggtGACACCGACGCGACCGGCGCGGATATCATTActgaccaccaccaccaccaccacgcctgtgcgcctgcacgcgcagcactCCAGAGTCGAGGCAACAGCACCTACTACAACCGTAGTGCACAGCAACGTTGAGGAGGGGAATGAAGCGCGAGGCTCGCACGCCGTACTCTCTCCTAGTCAAGATGAGGCACGTGATCACGATGCGCCAGTGGCatcaccacagcggcagcagtggacgTGGAACGGTGAGGACGAGGGGAACCGACGTACTCATCGCCCTTCCTCGTCGGTGTCATCATCAGTGTCACTGCCTGCGCAGGCGAAAGCGCATTCAGGTGCTGCCGTCGGCGATGATAGGCgagacggtggtggggaggcaGTCGACCGAAGCCCCGAGTTGCACCGCGCTGACGCCGACAGTGCGCCAGATGACACAGAAAATCTGTCGTCTACGGCGCCccacccgccgccgctgcagcagcagcagcagcaagaggcgtcacctctgctgccgtcgctgatgccggtggtggcgacggcgcgcacgcagcaggcGATGCTCTCGCTGCCAGCGAAGCAGCCATCCGGGGCTGTGTCGCCAGCGCTGAAGAGTGGCCCCCCGTCATCGCAAGGGGTCAGCCAAAGAGAAATCAGGGAGCCAGCCAAGCGACTGTGCAACGAggtggcagctgcaccagccgTGGTTGCCGCCTCTGCAAGAGTGACCTCGACCGTCTCTCCGACTTCGCCATCGCCGCAGGTGTGGGTGTCCTGTGCACACAGCGACCTGCCGGCGCGGTATCGCGACGTCCCGGGCTACTACTGTACGTACTGCTCCTACACGGTTTGCACTgactgcctccctctcacagGCCTGTCAGGGCAATCGCGTGTCGCGAGAATCACCGCGCcgccctctgcctcctcgcccgCTGCGTCAGCGTCCACCGTGGCGAGCGAAATGGACTGGCTGGATGCCGTGATCGCCTCCCCTGCGACCgccgtgcgcagcagcagagctgcAGACGGTCCCCACCCGGTCAGGGCCCCCGCCGTCGTCTCCTACGCATGTGAGAGCGCTGGGGGTGGTCACGAGCacacgccgcagcaacgacacCTGGCGGGGGACACCTTACCACgtgacgcagccgccacgtCGTCCTCATCAACGATGGTAGCACCCCTTCGCTGTCATCTCTGCAGGCGCGGCGACCTCGTGCGTGAAGAGGCGCTCCTGCACGAGTGGTGCTGTGAGGggccggcaccggcagcgcggcggcacggcggcAGTAGCCTGGTGTACGATACTGCGAACCTGTACAAGTACCACCATATGCGGACTCAGCGAGAGACACGGCTGTCGTCGACAGCTCCGCTGCTTGCTCAGGTGCTCGCAGTCTTTCCAGCCACGCTGAGCGCGGGCAGCTGCCACCGCGGGGAAAAGACCCGCGCAGACGTCTGGGCTTCATCCATCACGCAGAGCCCTCTGCAaaaccgccaccgccgccgtgatgcaccacgcggtgcagctggcAAGAGTGTGGCTCTTGGACGAGACCCGTTGCCGgccgcgccgccggtgaCGAAGCGGCGGCTGATTCTGACACGTCTCGGCGCAGAagccagcgcagccgcagccgacTGGCGCGAtggtgtggcgctgccgcagctggaCCGCTGcgaggagggcggcagcTTCGTCTTCTCGGTGTGGAATCCGCGGATGGAAACGCCGCTGGTGTGGTGCGCCGTCAACCGCGAGGCTCGGGAAGAGACACCTACCTTtcatcaccatcgccgccgcagcagcagtgcgggCCACCACGGCCGTGGGGCTCTGCCCCCCTCATCCTCCGTCACGCCGCTCCTTCTGTGGCTCTGCCCGCCCTCCTTGCCGGGGCTCCCGGCGCGGGCGTTccgtgtggtggtgccgtACGGCCTGTACGCCTTCGCGAATACACACGCGCTCGCGCTCTACGAGGCGAGCGACATCTTCAAGAAGGCTACCACGCAactcgctgccgcggcggggGCCGGCGATGGCACCAACAGTGTGCAGCTCACGCTTCAGGCGCAGCTGTCGTCCGTGAAGGTGGTGCCGGCAGACACTTTGCGGGCGCTGCTCGTGGTGAACGTGATGCACCacatcgccaccaccccacggccgctgctgcgccagtggCGGGAGCTGCCGCCATCGGACCCCAGCCCTACCCCggagcaccaccgcccgAATAGGCTGCCCCCGGTGCAGCAGCCCGCTTCTCCGAACGTAGTGCACAGCGCCACATCACGATCGGCGTCGCGCAAGCGTCCTCggagaagcgaaggagaggctgaggaggacgaagagggcCACTTATCTACTGCCCCGGACGCGGAGGCCTCGACTCCGCCGCCCACCGCTGACCTGGAGTGGCCGCATGGTCTTGCTTCGCCGGAACTGGCGCTCTGCGTCGACCACCTCCTGCATGGCCGCTCCGTCGCGGTGTACGGCATCGGCTCGAAACAGTTCTTCCTTCACCACGTGGCGCAGAGCGCGCAGCTGAAGCACCTTCACGTCACCACAGTGGACGCGAGCCTCGGTCGTGCCGATGGTGGCGTCGGCAACGATAACAGCCGTGCTTCCACGTCAGCGCCAGGGAATCTGCACGGCGGTGCCAAGCGTGGCCGACGCTCTGCCGGTGttggcaacggcagcggcggcggcggcacgaaCGCACCGGGCGGCGTtgccgcccccgccgcctcgctggtGCGTCAGCTGATCACCGTTGGCGGCATGCTCGTGAATCGCCTTCACTCCACAGCGCTcaaggcggaggtgcagctgcccgaACATAACGCTAcaacgccgcggcggcggcaggagcgccagcagaATACGCATCAGCTTTCGGATCAGAAGCCTGGCGCAGCCACGCGGCCTGCGGAACGGGCGGCACTCGCCGGAGAAGAAGCCCGCGCGCCAGCTGTGGCGCGCGACGTCACGTCCGCCATGCAACGCGCACTGACCACGTCACGGACGGCAGCCATGCCTGTGGATGTAGTCGACGTCGACGATGCCTTGAGTAGCATCACCGCCAGCGGCAACgatgagagggagggcatgCTCGACGCGTTGGGGAAGTCGCGCGACTCACTCCGTGACGCTGGCCTCGTCACTGTCACGCCTGTTCGTGGTATCGTACGCGAGGTGGGGCAGTCCCCTACAGCGAGGTCGACGctggcaacggcggcagcagcactgagGATGTCCACGTCGAACACATCGGCATGgaagtcgcagcagcgccaccgcggtcCTCCCTCGCCAGCGGTGCTAACGAGCACGCCGTCCTCGCAGCGCGGTACGCAGTTTGGCAGTGTGGAGGAACTATCGCCTGCGACGCcctcgctgccactgctgtcgcCTGTACCCGCCTTCTTCGACGTCCTCCAGCGCACGGTCACTGATTCGCTGGAGGacgacggtgccgctggGGCTGATGACGGCAATggggacggcgacgacgcaccCCCtcgcagcgtgtgcgtggaaCTGCCCGAGTACGCCGGCCATCTCCACTCGCTGAAGCTGCCCCCTCTGCCCTTCACAGCCTCTTCGCACCGAGACGGCGCGGCATCAGAGGTGGCATGGCGTGCCCCGGCGATGCGCTTCGCTAGCGAGGCCGTCCGGCAGCTGGCGCTGAAGTCTATGCGGCGTCGCCAGGCGAGTCGCCGGTGTGTACGATGGGTATCCTTGCCATCCACGACAGCGTTGGTCGTGCTGGCCGAACAGATGCCGCTCACGGCGTCACCAACGCCGGtggcgcctcctcgcctgcACCTGTCGGAGGCTCACCAGCTGCGTCCTGGCTGGTTGCCGCCGCTCTTGCTCGTGCTGCACAACATTGACATGCTAAACATGGAGGAAGCGGGTCTGCTCATGCAGCTGTGCGCTGAGTTCGCCTacccacacccgcacctgcagctgctagTCTCCTTCGACGACCCGCGCTGGCCGCTGACGCCGCTGGCCGGCGCGCTCGAGCGGATGGGCATGTGCGCGGTGCAGCTACGCagccttctgctgccgcgcgtGCATGAGATGCAGTACGTGAGCAGTATACGCCTTCTCACGGACTCGGAGGCCATGGCagccggcggtgctggctCACTGGGATTGAAGGCAATGGGGCATGGTGCGCCCACAGCCACGGGCACTGGCAGCCTTGCaagcgccgccagcagcagcggtgctggtggtggctcGCACCTTCTGTGTGATACGATGCGCCGAGTGCTCTTCAGTTTGCCCCCCGCCTTCAGCAGCCTCTTGCGCATTCTTGTCGACGTCCAGGAGGAGATGGGCGAAGGTCAGAAAATCTCAGTGTTTCTCGCGAAGGACAGGTTCGAGCAGCATGGTATAATGGTCTCGCAAGGACGgctgaaggcgctgctgcaggaactCACGTCGAACCGGATTGCACAGTACGACGTGGCTGAGCACGCGCTGACAGTGATGCAACCTCGAAAGCTGCGCAAGGTGCTGGACGAGgtcgaggcgcagcgggatggcgccggcgccgcggctgcaACGGTATCTTCCAGGTCGTCTGGACCTCGTGCTAGTTAA
- a CDS encoding hypothetical protein (TriTrypDB/GeneDB-style sysID: LpmP.01.0670), which yields MPGVDLLDAFAELVVRVVFSLPHTEPDRTSSSDEDVPCGANSSGTQIFSHTNLLEEEQQLLSDTSLAHITMNSTCVGSPAMLTTSCSNPVSRGSSAASLDLYPGGIWNPLARVPAAAAGNGARSSHPSSVVSLGTGDNLSTPRSGPSLWNRILGGSGRTQTPPRTPSFSPGPHTGLTTTMSSFVQLTDEELGVGAAVSGRGGYSGAGAAHSLGAGSGIWGGLSTTPITVFSGDSTPLRELCPLPSPPSSNPHQQPQFACSHTLCLGQSLTQSSSGNGGHRSQRSSSSEFDVL from the coding sequence ATGCCGGGCGTTGATCTTCTCGATGCCTTTGCCGAACTCGTGGTACGGGTCGTCTTCAGTCTCCCGCACACAGAGCCAGACAGGACGTCGAGCAGTGATGAAGACGTGCCTTGTGgcgccaacagcagcggcacgcagATCTTCTCTCACACGAACctgctcgaggaggagcagcaactGCTCAGCGACACGTCACTGGCGCACATTACCATGAACAGCACATGCGTCGGCAGCCCCGCTATGTTGACGACCTCGTGTAGCAACCCCgtcagccgcggcagcagcgccgcctcgcttGACCTTTACCCCGGCGGCATCTGGAACCCCCTGGCGCGGGTAccggcggccgcagcggggAATGGCGCGAGATCATCGCATCCGAGCAGCGTGGTGTCGCTCGGCACCGGCGATAACCTTTCCACCCCACGCAGCGGCCCCAGCTTGTGGAATCGAATTctcggtggcagcggccgcacGCAGACCCCACCGCGCACCCCGTCCTTCAGCCCTGGACCGCACACCGGTCTGACGACCACAATGTCCAGCTTTGTTCAGCTTACAGATGAAGAGCTCGGCGTGGGCGCCGCGGTCAGCGGTCGCGGTGGCtacagcggcgccggtgcagcgcaTAGTCTTGGTGCCGGCAGCGGTATCTGGGGCGGCCTCTCCACCACGCCCATCACGGTATTTTCGGGTGACTCCACACCGCTCCGTGAACTGTGTCCGCTGCCTTCCCCCCCGTCGTCCAACCCGCACCAGCAACCGCAGTTTGCGTGCTCCCATACTTTATGCCTCGGCCAGAGTCTcacacagagcagcagcggcaatggCGGTCATCGCTCGCaacgcagctcctccagcgagtTTGACGTACTGTAG
- a CDS encoding hypothetical protein (TriTrypDB/GeneDB-style sysID: LpmP.01.0680) — MSDDPSAMPSSSPVSFNGVDSDASDARTALAQVRQLLAERRKNRFGVAAGAAAPVAAAASARPLLSKSSKSSSHRSSLSVDRAVHGDGNSSSCDDMNNANRQRRQAPGFPQQHGRRRPPSAPDNFLSHGTNSALASLSSSPSSLPQATTSALLAVSKPSAMALCPLPSPPPSRHISYYGGFLPHTLDSYDLAVAVFPPSGRTDTLRRPSRSPSPALTSAMTATEQSGARSSCGRCTPGCRERAAATGRPNMAFDEALAAAMVSTAERMLESDRRNGSAAPQQPCRRYSLPTRATVGSAIPGSSSSSDASGPALMTALRGSPKWGPRTPPSTSRDMAAFGHTTPDLLIAADGGDSKGGNGVGPHCAMATGLSRHHNRSAGGLYMAETPVFTDPSLSLSTAASQSILWNRGTRESSPAPPRIPAPRENECGVAAHDPDTPSRQSPATSALSDMAGRPVSRDYWVRGISATSSGPSGRMMVTASSRTAGVAEKDAAPQLSHHQLTEAFYGSYKGSEMAQDAYRYFVAQQQQMKHPVGVNGSTTCTARCWQSGSVGTKRCKGGTMHQQWGPSATRKAAPMMMPTRTAAARGADGCTAQLVLVPGKWGSQPRATTAASAASLMTAAAIHAAPTQLEPPSISTEVLLPALRQGSGAAAAERQQHHSQPKTRSSITSLGSVHSDNGGNGHDTSSPLSPPKLSATVRSAASTPTAAKGAGGTAIDSVADQRRRQSRLAQLEPLCLPDPALGTPACQHSAQQQQQQQQPLKTSAERASLTVLAMVRPAPDQDRAPHTSSFSIDEGPRDTKVNHVSAPVATVATDRVPSLLRVSVSLFGGGAPQHQQPSRPHVGRPDA; from the coding sequence atgTCCGATGATCCATCGGCAATGCCGTCATCGTCCCCTGTATCTTTCAACGGCGTTGACAGCGATGCGAGTGATGCCCGCACAGCACTTGCCCAGGTTCGCCAGTTACTCGCGGAGCGGCGGAAAAATCGATttggcgttgctgctggtgcagctgcccctgtggcggcagcggcatcggcgcgACCACTGCTGAGCAAGTCGTCAAAATCCAGTAGCCATCGATCCTCCCTATCCGTCGATAGAGCCGTGCATGGCGATGGCAACAGTAGCAGCTGCGACGACATGAATAACGCTAACCGTCAACGCAGGCAAGCGCCTGGCTTTCCCCAGCAGCACGGCAGGCGACGGCCGCCATCGGCGCCAGACAACTTCCTCTCACACGGGACGAACAGTGCACTGGCGTCGCTGAGTTCGTCGCCATCCTCGCTGCCTCAGGCAACGACATCGGCATTGCTAGCGGTGTCGAAGCCATCGGCGATGGCTTTGTGCCCATtgccctcgcctcctccgtcgcgGCACATCTCGTACTACGGTGGCTTTCTGCCTCACACGCTGGACTCGTACGACCTTGCCGTGGCTGTTTTCCCGCCGTCGGGCCGCACAGACACCCTGCGACGGCCGTCTCGTTCTCCGTCCCCGGCGCTGACGTCGGCGATGACCGCGACGGAACAGAGCGGCGCGCGCAGTTCGTGTGGGAGATGCACCCCCGGCTGCCGAGAGAgggccgctgccaccgggCGGCCCAACATGGCGTTCGACGAGGCTctcgcggcggcgatggtgtcGACGGCGGAGCGTATGCTGGAGAGTGACAGGCGAAatggcagcgccgcaccgcagcagccgtgtcGGCGCTACTCGCTCCCGACAAGGGCCACGGTTGGAAGCGCCATccctggcagcagcagcagcagcgatgccaGTGGCCCAGCGTTGATGACGGCGCTCCGCGGCAGCCCGAAGTGGGGACCCCGGACGCCACCCAGCACGAGCCGAGACATGGCAGCCTTTGGCCACACCACCCCCGATCTCCTGATTGCTGCGGATGGCGGGGACAGCAAAGGTGGGAACGGTGTTGGCCCTCACTGCGCAATGGCGACAGGGCTCTCGCGGCACCACaaccgcagcgccggtggTCTCTACATGGCAGAGACCCCCGTCTTTACAGAcccgtcgctgtcgttgtcCACGGCTGCCTCGCAGTCCATTCTATGGAACCGAGGCACGCGGGAGTCATCTCCAGCCCCACCACGAATTCCGGCGCCCCGTGAGAATGAGTGCGGTGTTGCTGCGCACGATCCAGACACACCATCACGGCAGTCGCCAGCGACATCCGCTTTGTCGGACATGGCTGGGCGGCCTGTGAGCCGCGACTACTGGGTGCGTGGCATTTCCGCCACGTCGAGTGGCCCCAGCGGACGCATGATGGTGACGGCAAGCAGCCGGACTGCAGGGGTGGCTGAGAAGGACGCCGCCCCACAGCTGTCGCACCACCAGCTCACCGAGGCCTTCTACGGAAGCTACAAGGGTAGTGAGATGGCGCAGGACGCGTACAGGTACTTcgtcgcacagcagcagcagatgaaGCACCCCGTGGGCGTTAatggcagcaccacctgTACAGCGCGATGCTGGCAGAGCGGCAGTGTCGGCACGAAGCGGTGCAAGGGGGGCACCATGCACCAGCAATGGGGGCCCTCGGCCACGAGGAAAGCAGCTCCGATGATGATGCCgacgcgcacagcagcagcaaggggtGCGGACGGGTGCACTGCGCAACTGGTGCTCGTACCAGGAAAATGGGGGAGCCAACCCAGagcaaccacagcagccTCAGCTGCTTCCCTCATgacagctgctgccatccatgccgctccgacgcagctcGAGCCGCCGTCCATCTCCACCGAAGTGCTGCTTCCGGCGTTGCGACAGGGCTccggtgccgcagccgcagaacggcagcagcaccattcGCAGCCCAAGACACGGTCGAGCATCACCAGCCTTGGCAGTGTCCACAGCGACAACGGCGGCAATGGCCACGATacctcctcgccgttgtCGCCGCCGAAGCTGTCGGCGACTGTCAGGTCAGCAGCATCAACGCCGACAGCGGCAAAGGGCGCTGGGGGGACAGCCATCGACAGCGTCGCCgatcagcggcggcggcaaagcCGTCTGGCACAGCTGGAGCCTCTCTGTCTACCCGACCCCGCTCTCGGTACTCCCGCATGTCAGCacagcgcgcagcagcagcagcagcagcagcagccactgaAGACGTCGGCAGAGAGGGCGTCGCTCACAGTCTTAGCGATGGTGCGTCCTGCGCCTGACCAGGATCGCGCCCCACATACGTCGTCCTTCTCGATTGATGAGGGGCCACGTGATACGAAGGTGAACCACGTGAGCGCACCTGTCGCAACGGTAGCGACGGACCGCGTACCATCCCTGCTGCGCGTATCCGTGTCCCTCTTCGGAGGGGGGGCACCTCAGCACCAACAACCCTCGCGGCCGCACGTGGGTCGCCCTGACGCGTAA
- a CDS encoding hypothetical protein (TriTrypDB/GeneDB-style sysID: LpmP.01.0690), which translates to MSKSDLAKDSQAPLPAMVLRFGDDVGDASYPEAALVVEGIAAPCKAETKKVNTDRDDNASSTECAPPHAQHCHQPPRRDFRSGLFDCHESWAVCLDACLCTYCVASAHHNFLMNDTAGVYFPACCGLLCVDAGLSALSSCLPSSLYLHTYLMRSAIRQRYGLHSADGRVDSDEHDSGSYRVCSTESLLDLLAVSLCLTCVIAQHQREIMHQGDWCGGVFSNRSSLQAPATVHTV; encoded by the coding sequence atGAGCAAGTCCGACCTCGCCAAAGACTCGCAGGCCCCCCTACCTGCCATGGTGCTGCGCTTCGGCGACGACGTCGGCGATGCCAGCTACCCCGAAGCCGCTCTCGTCGTCGAGGGTATTGCAGCGCCATGCAAGGCAGAGACGAAGAAGGTGAACACCGACAGAGATGACAACGCCAGCAGCACGGAGTGCGCGCCGCCCCACGCACAGCACTGCCATcagccaccgcggcgcgACTTCCGGAGTGGCCTCTTCGACTGCCATGAGAGCTGGGCCGTGTGCCTCGACGCGTGCCTGTGCACGTACTGCGTGGCCAGTGCGCACCATAACTTCCTGATGAACGACACGGCGGGCGTTTACTTCCCCGCCTGCTGTGGGCTGCTCTGCGTCGATGCGGGGCTCAGCGCACTCTCCTCGTGCCTGCCAAGCTCTCTGTACCTCCACACCTACctcatgcgcagcgccatccgtCAGCGCTACGGCTTGCACTCGGCGGACGGACGTGTCGACTCCGACGagcacgacagcggcagctacCGTGTCTGCTCGACggagtcgctgctggacCTCCTGGCCGTATCCCTCTGCCTGACGTGCGTCATTgctcagcaccagcgcgaGATCATGCACCAGGGCGactggtgtggtggtgtctTCAGCAACCGAAGCTCGCTGCAGGCCCCGGCGACAGTGCATACGGTCTAG
- a CDS encoding hypothetical protein (TriTrypDB/GeneDB-style sysID: LpmP.01.0700) gives MTRARAAALSATSIPDVLLVADVITAFKQNENGEEGELRHQPPRRDFRSGLFDCHESWAVCLDACLCTYCVASAHHNFLMNDTAGVYFPACCGLLCVDAGLSALSSCLPSSLYLHTYLMRSAIRQRYGLHSADGRVDSDEHDSGSYRVCSTESLLDLLAVSLCLTCVIAQHQREIMHQGDWWGSGVGLIGVVSCPCLPPPPLLWERKEGCRWGVYGDTPIHQLCSAPTPL, from the coding sequence ATGACAAGGGCAAGAGCAGCGGCCCTCTCTGCAACATCCATCCCtgacgtcctcctcgttgctgACGTTATCACGGCGTTCAAGCAAAATGAGAATGGCGAAGAAGGTGAGCTCCGCCATcagccaccgcggcgcgACTTCCGGAGTGGCCTCTTCGACTGCCATGAGAGCTGGGCCGTGTGCCTCGACGCGTGCCTGTGCACGTACTGCGTGGCCAGTGCGCACCATAACTTCCTGATGAACGACACGGCGGGCGTTTACTTCCCCGCCTGCTGTGGGCTGCTCTGCGTCGATGCGGGGCTCAGCGCACTCTCCTCGTGCCTGCCAAGCTCTCTGTACCTCCACACCTACctcatgcgcagcgccatccgtCAGCGCTACGGCTTGCACTCGGCGGACGGACGTGTCGACTCCGACGagcacgacagcggcagctacCGTGTCTGCTCGACggagtcgctgctggacCTCCTGGCCGTATCCCTCTGCCTGACGTGCGTCATTgctcagcaccagcgcgaGATCATGCACCAGGGCGACTGGTGGGGTAGCGGAGTAGGGCTTATCGGCGTGGTTTCTTgcccctgcctcccccctcctcctctcctttgggagaggaaagagggctGTCGATGGGGGGTGTACGGAGACACGCCCATCCACCAGCTTTGCTCAGCGCCCACCCCCTTGTAA